The following are from one region of the Vitis riparia cultivar Riparia Gloire de Montpellier isolate 1030 chromosome 14, EGFV_Vit.rip_1.0, whole genome shotgun sequence genome:
- the LOC117930820 gene encoding F-box protein PP2-B15-like, with protein sequence MNFELLPQDCISHILSCTSPRDACRSELVSTTVRHAGDSDSVWEKFLPSDYQEILSRLVSPLVFASKKELYSKLCSPLLIDEGRKSFSISKTMGKKGYMLSARNLSITWSSNALYWSWKPLLQSRFAEIVELRTICWLEIQGKISTCMLSPKTTYRAYLIVKFADRAYGLDALPSEVSVVVGKHQSQGIAYLRRPESNRATLERVCFLNRIEALRSKVSKGEERVPYEREDGWFEVELGEFYNDGGDEEVKMSLREVKGVHLKGGLIVEGIEIRPKD encoded by the exons ATGAATTTCGAGCTCTTGCCTCAAGACTGCATCTCCCACATCCTGTCCTGCACTTCGCCTCGGGATGCGTGCCGATCGGAGCTGGTCTCTACGACGGTTCGGCATGCAGGGGACTCGGACTCGGTTTGGGAGAAATTTCTGCCGTCTGATTATCAAGAAATTCTATCAAGATTGGTGTCTCCATTGGTGTTCGCTTCCAAGAAGGAGCTCTACTCCAAGCTTTGTAGCCCACTTCTCATTGATGAGGGTAGGAAG TCCTTTTCAATATCAAAAACAATGGGCAAAAAAGGCTACATGTTGAGTGCAAGGAACCTTTCGATTACGTGGTCAAGCAATGCTCTTTATTGGTCATGGAAACCTCTACTCCAATCGAG atTTGCAGAAATTGTCGAATTAAGAACCATTTGTTGGCTAGAAATTCAAGGCAAAATAAGCACGTGCATGCTTTCTCCAAAAACTACTTATCGGGCTTACCTCATTGTAAAATTTGCTGATCGTGCTTATGGACTAGACGCCCTCCCTTCGGAGGTCTCGGTTGTTGTTGGTAAGCATCAATCACAGGGAATAGCTTACTTGCGTCGTCCTGAAAGCAACAGAGCGACTCTGGAACGTGTTTGCTTTTTGAATCGAATTGAAGCGTTGCGATCGAAGGTTTCGAAGGGAGAAGAGCGCGTTCCTTACGAACGGGAAGATGGATGGTTCGAGGTTGAATTAGGAGAGTTCTACAATGATGGGGGTGATGAGGAGGTGAAGATGAGCCTAAGGGAGGTGAAGGGAGTGCATCTTAAGGGTGGGCTTATTGTTGAGGGGATTGAGATTAGGCCCAAAGATTAG
- the LOC117931065 gene encoding F-box protein PP2-B13-like: MAARQRAITYCFTMVYCVGFNTLPEGCVSTILSLTSPPDACKSSLVSSIFRAAAESDVVWERFLPADYHDILSRLAEPMVASSKKELFLRLCDPSLIDGGKKRFRLDKWSGKNSYMMSARELSISWSHDPTHWSWTSIPESRFSEVAELKTVCRLEIHGKIRTQMLSPNTKYGAYLIIKISNRAFGLDLMPSEISVEVSNSTQVCNGTAYLRCSDSQNKQMERLFYGNRGEMLRSRVIEGDGRVPCERRDGDGWMELELGDFFNGEGDEEVRMSLREVKGYHLKGGLIIEGIEVRPKDSRK, encoded by the exons ATGGCAGCAAGACAAAGAGCAATAACATATTGCTTTACAATGGTGTACTGTGTGGGCTTCAATACGTTGCCAGAAGGCTGTGTTTCCACAATTCTCTCCCTCACTTCTCCTCCAGATGCGTGCAAATCCTCACTGGTGTCTTCCATTTTCCGGGCAGCGGCGGAGTCTGATGTGGTCTGGGAGAGGTTCTTGCCGGCGGACTATCATGATATCTTGTCGAGGTTGGCTGAGCCCATGGTGGCTTCTTCAAAGAAGGAGCTGTTTCTGCGTTTGTGTGATCCCAGTCTCATTGATGGTGGGAAAAAG AGATTCAGATTAGACAAATGGAGTGGCAAAAATTCCTATATGATGTCTGCAAGAGAATTGTCCATTTCATGGAGCCATGATCCTACGCATTGGAGTTGGACATCCATCCCAGAGTCAAG GTTCTCAGAGGTGGCTGAGCTCAAAACAGTGTGCAGATTAGAAATTCATGGAAAGATTAGAACTCAAATGCTCTCACCAAACACAAAATATGGTGCatatctcatcatcaaaatctcCAACCGGGCATTTGGGCTTGACTTGATGCCATCAGAGATATCGGTAGAAGTCTCCAACAGCACTCAAGTCTGTAATGGGACTGCATATCTGAGGTGTAGTGACAGCCAGAACAAGCAGATGGAGAGGTTGTTTTATGGGAACCGCGGAGAGATGTTGAGGTCAAGAGTGATTGAAGGTGATGGAAGAGTCCCATGTGAGAGGAGAGATGGAGATGGATGGATGGAGCTTGAGCTTGGAGACTTCTTTAATGGTGAAGGTGATGAGGAAGTGAGGATGAGCTTGAGGGAGGTGAAGGGTTATCATTTGAAAGGAGGGCTTATCATTGAAGGCATTGAAGTGAGGCCCAAGGACTCAAGAAAATGA